A stretch of the Capsicum annuum cultivar UCD-10X-F1 chromosome 10, UCD10Xv1.1, whole genome shotgun sequence genome encodes the following:
- the LOC107853052 gene encoding scarecrow-like protein 9 — MKISNRLSYYYQGVVAFSTVDVSSDSSVSYTIKFIYTILFFQCFPTLHLSFSPILDLPKFEAKMDPRFNRFPSSVNGFNLENQSLLDFSGNWKNKEPIIGAIYPDQILANGPRFENSFVQHNVGGVQSFSNAPSPTSNIALTSKIGIEDDYNEDFDFSDTVLSYINQMLMEEDMEDKTHMLQESLELQAKERSFYEALGKKYPPSPQQNLSITDQNGEILDDYCSGSLYSCTSNVGSSGGYLIDPRVDSIPNDHNSSYEQGISICNGTYSSISSSNSINNLVDGFLDSPVGPLHIPDIYNDSHPIWNFRKGVEEATKFLPTNNKLLDNVIINDLLPQEKRGESGCAATQVEKRDGGGTSLTGSRGRKNAHRDDKDLEEERSSKQAAVYTESTVRSEEFDVVLLHSMGDGRQALTAYRESLKNARTKTTAQNGQSKGFTVGKGGRGKKQSAKKEVIDLRTLLINCAQAVAADDCRSAAELLKQIRRHSSPFGDGNQRLAHCFADGLEARLAGTGSQIYKALINKKTSAADFLKAFHLYLASCPFRKISGFTSNKTIITKARNASRVHIIDFGILYGFQWPTLIQRIAAREGGPPRLRITGIEFPQPGFRPAERIEETGRRLSDYAKSFNVPFEYQAIAKKWETIRLEDLKLEKDEFLVVNCLYRFKNLHDETVLAESSRTLVLNLIREINPDIFIHGIVNGAYSAPFFVTRFREVLFHFSALFDMLEANVPREFPERMLIEREIFGREALNVIACEGWERVERPETYKQWQVRLLRARFTQIPFDQQGIMNMAIEKVRTSYHKDFVIDQDNKWMLLGWKGRTIYALSCWTPI, encoded by the exons ATGAAGATCAGTAATCGACTAAGCTATTATTACCAAGGAGTAGTAGCTTTTTCAACTGTTGATGTCTCCTCAGACTCCTCTGTTTCTTATactataaaatttatttacacTATTCTCTTTTTTCAGTGTTTTCCCACATTGCATCTCTCCTTTTCTCCGATTCTTGATCTTCCTAAGTTTGAG GCTAAAATGGATCCAAGGTTCAATAGATTTCCATCTTCTGTGAATGGATTCAATCTGGAGAACCAATCCTTACTCGATTTTTCGGGTAACTGGAAGAATAAGGAACCTATAATTGGGGCTATTTATCCAGATCAGATACTAGCCAATGGTCCAAGATTTGAAAACAGCTTTGTCCAACATAATGTTGGTGGGGTTCAATCTTTTTCAAATGCCCCTTCACCAACAAGCAATATAGCATTGACTTCTAAGATTGGCATTGAGGATGATTACAATGAAGACTTTGATTTCTCGGATACGGTTTTGAGCTATATAAATCAGATGCTTATGGAAGAAGATATGGAGGACAAGACACATATGCTTCAGGAGTCGTTGGAACTTCAAGCGAAAGAGAGGTCATTCTATGAGGCCCTCGGCAAGAAGTATCCACCTTCACCTCAGCAGAACCTTTCTATTACTGACCAGAACGGTGAGATACTGGATGACTACTGCTCAGGAAGTCTGTATAGCTGTACAAGTAATGTCGGCAGTAGTGGTGGTTACCTAATTGATCCAAGGGTGGATAGCATTCCCAATGATCATAATTCCTCTTATGAACAGGGGATTTCCATTTGTAATGGTACTTACTCTTCGATTAGCTCATCGAATAGCATAAATAATCTTGTAGATGGGTTCTTAGACTCTCCTGTAGGCCCTCTTCATATCCCTGATATATATAATGATAGCCACCCAATTTGGAACTTTAGGAAAGGAGTAGAAGAAGCAACCAAATTCCTCCCTACTAATAATAAGTTGTTGGACAATGTGATTATTAATGACTTGCTGCCTCAGGAGAAAAGAGGAGAAAGTGGTTGTGCGGCAACTCAGGTGGAGAAAAGGGACGGGGGAGGGACTTCACTTACAGGGTCGAGAGGGAGGAAAAATGCTCATAGAGATGATAAGgatttagaagaagaaagaagTAGCAAACAAGCTGCGGTTTATACAGAATCAACAGTTCGTTCAGAGGAGTTTGATGTAGTTTTGCTGCATAGCATGGGCGATGGACGGCAAGCATTGACAGCTTATCGTGAGAGCTTGAAGAATGCTAGAACGAAAACCACAGCCCAGAATGGGCAATCAAAAGGATTTACTGTGGGGAAGGGTGGCCGCGGCAAGAAACAAAGTGCTAAAAAGGAAGTCATAGATTTAAGGACTCTTTTGATAAATTGTGCACAGGCTGTTGCCGCTGATGATTGCAGGAGTGCAGCTGAACTGCTGAAACAGATCAGACGCCATTCATCTCCTTTTGGAGATGGCAACCAGAGATTGGCTCACTGCTTTGCAGATGGTCTGGAAGCACGTTTGGCAGGCACCGGTAGCCAGATTTATAAGGCTCTCATCAATAAAAAAACATCAGCAGCTGATTTTTTAAAGGCCTTTCATTTGTATCTTGCATCATGCCCATTCAGGAAGATTTCAGGTTTTACCTCAAACAAGACAATCATTACAAAAGCAAGGAATGCTTCAAGGGTCCATATCATTGACTTCGGTATCCTCTATGGCTTTCAGTGGCCTACGCTTATTCAACGTATTGCAGCAAGAGAAGGTGGGCCACCAAGGCTTCGTATTACTGGTATAGAATTTCCTCAACCTGGTTTCAGACCAGCAGAAAGGATTGAAGAGACAGGACGCCGTTTGAGCGATTATGCCAAGTCCTTTAATGTTCCATTTGAGTACCAAGCAATTGCAAAGAAATGGGAAACCATCAGACTTGAGGATCTAAAGCTTGAAAAGGATGAATTTCTTGTTGTCAATTGTTTGTATAGATTTAAGAACTTGCACGATGAGACAGTGTTAGCTGAAAGTTCGAGAACTCTCGTTCTCAATCTAATAAGGGAGATCAATCCAGACATTTTCATCCATGGTATTGTCAATGGAGCCTACAGTGCCCCATTCTTTGTAACAAGGTTCCGTGAGGTCCTGTTTCATTTTTCAGCACTTTTTGATATGCTGGAAGCTAATGTACCCCGTGAGTTTCCAGAAAGAATGTTAATTGAGAGAGAGATCTTTGGGAGGGAAGCCCTGAATGTCATAGCTTGTGAGGGATGGGAAAGAGTTGAAAGGCCAGAGACATATAAGCAGTGGCAAGTTCGTCTTCTAAGAGCAAGGTTTACACAAATACCTTTTGATCAACAGGGGATCATGAATATGGCAATTGAAAAGGTGAGAACAAGCTATCACAAAGACTTTGTAATCGATCAAGATAACAAGTGGATGTTGCTGGGGTGGAAAGGGAGAACAATCTACGCGTTATCTTGCTGGACACCTATTTAA